One part of the Tenacibaculum sp. 190130A14a genome encodes these proteins:
- a CDS encoding protein adenylyltransferase SelO → MKLNIQDTFNKELPADKILENSRRQVLDACFSYVTPKKTSNPKLIHVSEEMLSAIGISKEEAQSEVFLKVFTGNEVLENTHPYAMCYGGHQFGNWAGQLGDGRAINLTEVVHNNQRWALQLKGAGETPYSRTADGLAVLRSSIREYLCSEAMYHLGVPTTRALSLSLSGDEVLRDVMYNGNPAYEKGAIVCRASQSFIRFGNFQILAARKQHLILKQLTDYTIQHFYADITSEGKEKYLDFFTEVRNRTIDMIIHWQRVGFVHGVMNTDNMSILGQTIDYGPYGWLEGYDLGWTPNTTDAQFKRYRYGNQGYIGLWNLFQLANALYPLIEEAEPLQEILNEYNTIYEEKYLTMKKGKLGLIASKKDDKELIGRLEETLQLSETDMTIFYRNLSNISSEDSFETAFDKIKDAFYTPNEISEEIKTHWKDWFDRYLNRLQEEPLSDPERKQQMDLVNPKYVLRNYMAQLAIDKADKGDYSLIEEFYQLLKSPYNEQPKYQQWFAKRPEWARHKVGCSMLSCSS, encoded by the coding sequence ATGAAGCTTAACATCCAAGATACTTTTAACAAAGAATTACCTGCCGATAAAATCTTAGAGAACTCACGCAGACAGGTATTAGACGCCTGTTTTTCATACGTGACTCCTAAAAAAACAAGCAACCCAAAATTGATACATGTTTCCGAAGAAATGCTATCAGCAATTGGTATTTCTAAAGAAGAAGCGCAATCGGAAGTCTTTTTAAAAGTATTTACTGGAAATGAAGTTTTAGAAAACACACATCCGTATGCCATGTGTTATGGCGGACATCAATTTGGAAATTGGGCAGGACAGTTAGGAGATGGAAGAGCTATCAATTTAACCGAAGTTGTTCACAACAACCAACGCTGGGCACTACAATTAAAAGGAGCTGGTGAAACTCCATATTCAAGAACAGCAGACGGATTAGCAGTACTACGCTCATCAATCAGAGAATATTTATGTAGTGAGGCTATGTATCATCTTGGAGTACCAACTACAAGAGCCTTATCACTTTCTTTATCTGGTGATGAAGTTTTAAGAGATGTGATGTATAACGGAAATCCAGCCTATGAAAAAGGAGCCATTGTATGTAGAGCTTCTCAAAGTTTTATTCGCTTTGGAAACTTTCAAATTCTGGCGGCTCGCAAACAACATTTAATTTTAAAACAATTAACCGATTATACCATTCAGCATTTTTATGCAGATATTACTTCGGAAGGAAAAGAAAAATACCTCGACTTCTTTACAGAAGTTCGTAATAGAACTATAGACATGATTATTCATTGGCAACGTGTAGGTTTTGTACATGGGGTTATGAATACCGATAATATGTCTATACTCGGACAAACAATCGATTACGGTCCATACGGATGGTTAGAAGGTTATGACTTAGGTTGGACTCCTAATACCACCGATGCTCAATTTAAAAGATACCGATATGGAAACCAAGGCTATATTGGTCTTTGGAATTTATTTCAATTGGCCAATGCCTTATACCCTTTAATTGAAGAAGCCGAACCTTTGCAAGAAATTCTAAATGAATATAATACTATTTATGAAGAAAAATATCTTACAATGAAAAAAGGCAAGTTAGGATTAATAGCTTCTAAAAAAGATGACAAAGAGCTAATTGGTAGATTGGAAGAAACACTACAACTATCAGAAACTGACATGACTATTTTCTATAGAAACTTATCCAATATTTCTTCGGAAGATAGCTTTGAAACAGCTTTTGATAAAATTAAAGATGCCTTTTACACACCAAACGAAATCTCTGAAGAAATCAAAACACATTGGAAAGATTGGTTCGATAGATATTTAAATAGACTACAAGAAGAACCTCTTTCAGACCCTGAAAGAAAACAACAAATGGATTTAGTAAATCCAAAATATGTTTTACGAAATTATATGGCGCAATTGGCTATTGATAAAGCAGATAAAGGAGACTACAGCCTCATTGAAGAATTCTACCAACTTCTAAAAAGCCCTTACAATGAGCAACCAAAATATCAACAATGGTTTGCCAAACGACCTGAATGGGCACGACACAAAGTAGGATGCTCTATGTTGAGTTGTAGCTCATAA
- the msrB gene encoding peptide-methionine (R)-S-oxide reductase MsrB, whose translation MLTWKDIIHFAVNGNPKPDKRVEKTTEEWKALLTPEEYQITRLKGTERPFSGEHCSTFSLGKYNCTCCNTPLFDSSIKFESSSGWPSFTQPIKQNAVQYEKDTTHGMVRVEILCNTCDAHLGHVFPDGPEPSGLRFCVNSLSIKLENND comes from the coding sequence ATGCTTACTTGGAAAGACATTATACACTTTGCCGTAAACGGCAATCCTAAACCAGATAAAAGAGTAGAAAAAACCACAGAAGAATGGAAAGCTCTACTTACTCCTGAAGAGTATCAAATTACACGCTTAAAAGGAACAGAAAGACCTTTTAGTGGAGAGCATTGCTCTACCTTTTCTTTAGGAAAATACAACTGTACTTGTTGTAACACTCCATTATTTGACTCTAGTATTAAGTTTGAATCTAGTTCTGGTTGGCCAAGTTTTACACAACCTATAAAGCAAAATGCCGTACAATACGAAAAAGACACCACTCACGGAATGGTGCGAGTAGAAATATTATGCAATACCTGTGATGCACATTTAGGACATGTGTTTCCAGATGGTCCAGAACCAAGCGGACTTCGTTTTTGCGTAAATTCATTATCTATAAAATTAGAAAACAATGACTAA
- a CDS encoding Pycsar system effector family protein gives MEALFTEIEAFVIHELNENLDSKFLYHNIAHTQRVVEKTKELIVDAKVEGEEAENLIMAAWFHDIGYISSMENHEDASIEKASKFLKEKGLSEDRIQKVSKLIEATKMSVVPQTESEKLLKDADCSHIGGKNYAEYSELLRREWELTQNRVVSDNDWIEENINFLTTQHRFYSDTASKKWDKVKGKNLVQLLKEQKKIKQDTNKIKQKKEELKLKKNKIELPERGIETMFRVALRNHITLSDIADTKANILLSVNAIIMSLALSNLLPKLDNPSNHYLIIPSLIFVAFTVVSIILSVLSTRPNVTQGKFTKEDVANKKVNLLFFGNFHQMNLPDFEWAMDEMMKDRDYLYGSLTKDLYFLGLVLNRKYKLLRITYTVFAIGIVVSVVAFAMAFKAQEVVPV, from the coding sequence ATGGAAGCGTTATTCACGGAGATAGAAGCATTCGTTATTCATGAGTTAAATGAAAATTTAGATTCTAAATTTTTATATCACAATATTGCACATACACAGCGAGTTGTTGAGAAAACTAAGGAATTGATTGTAGATGCTAAAGTAGAAGGAGAAGAGGCCGAGAATTTAATAATGGCGGCTTGGTTTCATGATATAGGATATATCAGTTCTATGGAGAACCATGAAGATGCGAGTATTGAAAAAGCTTCTAAGTTTTTAAAAGAAAAAGGACTTTCTGAAGATAGAATTCAAAAGGTTTCTAAATTGATTGAAGCTACAAAAATGAGTGTAGTTCCTCAAACAGAATCTGAAAAATTACTTAAAGACGCCGATTGTTCTCATATAGGAGGTAAGAACTATGCAGAGTATTCTGAACTTTTACGAAGAGAGTGGGAGTTGACGCAGAATAGGGTCGTGAGTGATAATGATTGGATAGAAGAAAACATTAACTTTTTAACTACACAACATCGTTTTTATTCGGATACTGCATCAAAAAAATGGGATAAAGTAAAAGGGAAAAACTTAGTACAGTTATTAAAAGAACAGAAAAAAATAAAACAGGATACCAATAAGATAAAGCAAAAGAAAGAGGAGTTAAAGCTAAAAAAGAATAAGATAGAATTACCTGAGCGAGGAATTGAAACCATGTTTAGAGTAGCGCTAAGAAATCATATTACGTTAAGTGATATTGCCGATACAAAAGCCAATATTTTACTTTCGGTTAACGCTATTATAATGTCTTTAGCTTTATCTAATCTATTACCGAAATTAGATAATCCTTCAAATCATTATTTAATTATTCCGTCATTAATTTTCGTAGCTTTTACTGTTGTATCGATTATACTTTCAGTATTGTCAACAAGACCAAATGTTACTCAAGGTAAGTTTACAAAAGAAGATGTGGCTAATAAAAAAGTGAATTTGTTATTCTTTGGTAATTTTCACCAAATGAATTTGCCAGATTTTGAGTGGGCAATGGATGAAATGATGAAAGATCGTGATTATTTATACGGCTCGTTGACAAAAGATTTATACTTCTTAGGATTGGTATTGAATAGAAAGTATAAATTATTACGAATTACATATACCGTTTTTGCTATTGGAATAGTGGTAAGTGTTGTCGCTTTTGCTATGGCATTTAAAGCACAAGAAGTAGTTCCGGTATAG
- a CDS encoding GNAT family N-acetyltransferase has translation MNILLRKTIEDDLTILFINQTDNEANYLAAFTPKDPTDKEAYMTKWKKLLKDNDVHMQTIVFENEVIGSVVKYVMFGEAEITYQISKAFWGKGITTKAVNLFLKQEHTRPLFGRVAFDNYGSQKVLEKTGFVKIGTDKGFANARNKEIEEYIYQLS, from the coding sequence ATGAATATTCTACTAAGAAAAACTATTGAAGACGATTTAACTATACTTTTCATAAATCAAACAGACAACGAAGCAAATTATTTAGCCGCCTTTACTCCCAAAGACCCAACAGATAAAGAGGCGTATATGACAAAGTGGAAAAAATTATTGAAAGATAATGATGTTCATATGCAAACTATAGTATTCGAAAATGAAGTAATTGGATCGGTTGTAAAATATGTTATGTTTGGAGAGGCTGAAATAACTTATCAAATTAGTAAAGCATTTTGGGGAAAAGGGATAACTACCAAAGCTGTGAACCTATTTCTAAAGCAAGAACACACAAGACCTTTGTTTGGAAGAGTGGCATTTGACAATTATGGGTCTCAGAAGGTTTTAGAAAAAACTGGTTTTGTTAAAATAGGAACCGATAAGGGTTTTGCTAACGCCAGAAATAAAGAAATAGAAGAATATATTTATCAATTATCTTAG
- a CDS encoding alpha/beta hydrolase, whose product MTYADFRNSQNFFNTPEGKIAYIDIGNKDDKVILLLHGIPTSGWLYRKMIAILSAKDYRIIAPDMLGFGNSDSPEGYHVYEEPKQAQRLLDLMDHLEINSWSHVFHDVGGLWTWELLKLAPHRVQHLIILNTIIYEEGFVPPMRFGKNLFTKLVMALYAFKFTNKLLIKNLFKMGLLHNNLSQNDLEGYQKPLLEGKNKAMYYFFSRTCHNLPSYKKLLPTLNIPTLVLWGNQDDFLKWKPQEHLVSKDLNIAPENIHILNAKHFVQEEKSKEICNFILAFIK is encoded by the coding sequence ATGACCTATGCTGATTTTAGAAATTCCCAAAACTTCTTCAACACCCCGGAAGGAAAAATAGCCTATATAGATATAGGGAATAAAGATGACAAAGTAATTCTACTACTTCATGGAATCCCTACTTCTGGTTGGTTATACCGAAAAATGATCGCTATTCTTAGTGCTAAAGATTATCGCATCATTGCTCCAGACATGTTAGGTTTTGGAAACAGTGATTCCCCTGAAGGTTACCATGTATATGAAGAACCTAAACAAGCTCAACGTTTGTTAGATTTAATGGATCATTTAGAAATCAATTCTTGGTCTCATGTGTTTCATGATGTTGGTGGTTTGTGGACCTGGGAATTACTAAAATTAGCTCCACATCGAGTACAGCATTTAATTATTTTAAACACCATTATTTACGAAGAAGGATTTGTTCCGCCAATGCGATTTGGTAAAAACCTATTTACCAAACTCGTGATGGCTTTGTATGCATTTAAATTCACCAATAAACTATTGATAAAGAATTTGTTTAAAATGGGGTTATTACACAATAACCTTAGTCAAAATGATTTAGAAGGATATCAAAAGCCATTGTTGGAAGGAAAGAACAAAGCAATGTATTATTTCTTTTCTAGAACTTGTCATAATTTACCTAGTTATAAAAAGCTATTACCAACATTAAATATTCCTACTTTAGTCTTGTGGGGAAATCAAGATGATTTTTTAAAATGGAAACCTCAAGAGCATTTAGTAAGCAAGGATTTAAACATTGCCCCTGAGAATATTCATATATTAAATGCAAAACATTTTGTTCAAGAAGAAAAGTCTAAAGAAATTTGTAATTTCATTCTAGCATTTATAAAATAA
- a CDS encoding alpha/beta hydrolase family protein, which translates to MRSSKLSIINNKGYKLQAHLELPENESPKHYAIFAHCFTCSSTLNAVRNISRALTKYGFGVIRFDFTGLGRSEGNFSESYFSANVDDLVSVNEYITQHYKAPSLLIGHSLGGAAVIVAASKLSNIKAVTTIGAPADVSHVKHLFSHGIEEVKRKGEVEINIGGRPFKINNEFVEDFDKTNLTEIVQNLRKPILIFHSPIDTIVSIHNAQELYINAHHPKSFISLDTADHLLTNPQDSIYTGNIIGTWVQRYFPNEV; encoded by the coding sequence ATGAGAAGTTCTAAACTAAGCATCATAAACAACAAAGGATATAAACTACAAGCACATCTAGAACTTCCCGAAAATGAATCTCCAAAACATTATGCAATTTTTGCTCATTGCTTTACCTGTAGTAGTACATTAAATGCTGTTAGAAATATTAGCCGCGCATTAACAAAATATGGCTTTGGAGTTATTCGATTTGATTTTACTGGTTTAGGAAGAAGTGAAGGAAACTTTTCAGAAAGCTATTTCTCTGCTAATGTTGATGATTTAGTTTCTGTAAATGAATACATTACACAACATTACAAAGCCCCTAGCTTATTAATTGGCCATTCCTTAGGAGGTGCAGCTGTTATTGTTGCTGCTTCCAAACTTTCAAATATAAAAGCAGTAACCACCATTGGAGCCCCTGCTGATGTGAGTCATGTGAAACACCTATTTTCTCATGGTATTGAGGAAGTAAAACGAAAAGGTGAAGTAGAAATTAATATTGGAGGACGACCTTTTAAAATTAACAATGAATTCGTAGAAGATTTTGACAAAACCAACTTAACTGAAATTGTCCAAAATCTTCGAAAACCAATTCTCATATTCCATTCTCCAATTGATACTATTGTGAGCATTCATAACGCTCAAGAACTTTATATAAACGCACATCACCCTAAAAGTTTTATCAGTTTAGATACTGCAGATCATTTACTAACAAACCCTCAAGATAGTATATACACAGGTAATATTATAGGAACCTGGGTACAACGATATTTCCCTAATGAAGTTTAA
- the msrA gene encoding peptide-methionine (S)-S-oxide reductase MsrA, which produces MTKQIATVGGGCFWCTEAIFQEVQGVEKVVSGYTGGNAPGKPTYREVCSGLTGHAEVVQITYDANIISYEEILTIFITTHDPTTLNRQGADVGTQYRSSIFYNNKQQKEIAAKVIETLQPYFDNPIVTTLEELTIFYSAEEYHQDYYNQNKEQNYCNFVITPKLAKFRKMYADKLKK; this is translated from the coding sequence ATGACTAAACAAATAGCTACAGTTGGTGGTGGATGCTTTTGGTGTACAGAAGCTATTTTTCAGGAAGTACAAGGAGTTGAAAAAGTAGTATCAGGATATACAGGAGGGAATGCTCCTGGCAAACCAACGTATAGAGAAGTGTGTTCTGGATTAACAGGACATGCCGAGGTTGTTCAAATAACATACGATGCTAATATTATCTCTTATGAAGAAATACTTACGATTTTTATTACCACTCACGATCCGACCACTCTGAATAGACAAGGAGCAGATGTGGGAACGCAATATCGTTCTTCTATTTTTTATAATAATAAACAGCAAAAAGAGATTGCTGCAAAGGTTATTGAAACATTACAACCTTATTTTGACAATCCTATTGTAACTACCTTAGAAGAACTTACAATTTTTTATTCTGCAGAAGAATATCATCAAGATTATTACAATCAAAACAAAGAGCAAAACTATTGCAATTTTGTAATTACTCCTAAACTTGCCAAGTTTAGAAAAATGTATGCCGATAAGTTGAAAAAATAA
- a CDS encoding GAF domain-containing protein — protein sequence MKILSASDTINLELPLQLNVSFSKVYDMIKEYASEQSKDHPFYASANIMVERVEKHPELIEGFSDLSLLEEHKEIIEFLLDGLFPIALTNNEIKAATIPFSFTSFKFTQRFESILKNAGDNYEFRVRNFEDDVMYIHACTLILAYHYNYHIDLKRPFFFDIPDTVQNITKYYRVAFNGDFMDIYPTENAPKITEDDIKILLDNFDNIDIWKEKFPPQSYVFKGFGIMNLFDVSADETISAIQNDLLRADENLIVDLQQHLGEFFNVKDLRIGYSMFDETMNNLASSRLRKSQSLILKVDHDVSCSNDNFFCQGIIHRVFNEKQAIAISDVEKYGKDSNYNEFYLNLKRENIGSIILLPIQASKETKEIAILEIASPRPYELNSLNQNKLKDLIPVFKSAIKRASEEHMNTLEATIQEHYTSIHPTVKWRFYEAAEKYQKDILDKKENIKIENIVFNNVYPLYGQSDIKGSSIARNDAIKDDLTTQLTLAISVLKEALKAEFLPIYDELMFRVSEYLTDVKEGLKAGDEIGILDFLKREIYPVFNHIKEINSELNALVQTYMNRIDDHLHVVYEKRKNYEHSVTLLNDKLAKFIDKKQEDAQKMFPHYFERYKTDGVEYNMYIGQSLTSEQKFDDLYLYNLRLWQLQLMCEMENVAFKATNEMEHKLRVASLILVHSNPLAIKFRMDEKQFDVDGAYNIRYEIIKKRIDKAHIKGTDERLTIPGKIAIVYSQDKDAREYIKYINYLQSKNLLGEVETLDIEDLQGVSGLKALRVEVIYHKDFDDKKTITIDELMEEFKS from the coding sequence ATGAAAATATTATCTGCTTCAGACACTATTAACTTAGAATTACCATTGCAGCTTAACGTTAGCTTTAGCAAGGTATACGACATGATTAAAGAGTACGCTAGTGAGCAATCGAAAGATCATCCTTTTTATGCTTCAGCTAATATTATGGTTGAAAGAGTAGAAAAGCATCCTGAACTAATCGAAGGCTTTTCTGACTTATCATTACTTGAAGAGCATAAAGAAATTATAGAATTTTTGTTAGACGGATTATTCCCAATCGCTTTAACCAATAATGAAATTAAAGCGGCTACCATTCCTTTTTCTTTCACCTCATTCAAGTTTACACAACGATTTGAAAGTATTCTAAAAAACGCAGGTGACAATTACGAATTTAGAGTACGTAATTTTGAAGACGATGTAATGTATATTCATGCTTGTACTTTAATATTAGCATATCACTACAATTACCATATTGATTTAAAAAGGCCTTTCTTTTTTGATATTCCAGATACAGTTCAAAATATAACCAAATATTACAGGGTAGCGTTCAATGGTGATTTTATGGATATTTATCCTACAGAAAATGCACCAAAGATTACGGAAGATGACATCAAGATTTTGTTAGACAATTTTGACAACATTGATATTTGGAAAGAAAAATTCCCGCCGCAGAGTTATGTTTTTAAAGGTTTTGGAATTATGAATCTATTTGATGTGAGTGCAGATGAAACTATTTCTGCCATTCAAAATGATTTATTGAGAGCTGATGAAAACTTAATTGTTGATTTACAACAACACTTAGGTGAATTTTTCAATGTAAAAGACTTACGAATTGGATATTCAATGTTTGATGAAACCATGAACAATTTGGCTTCTTCAAGATTGCGAAAATCTCAAAGTTTGATCTTAAAAGTAGACCACGATGTTTCTTGCTCCAACGATAATTTCTTTTGTCAGGGAATCATTCATAGAGTTTTTAACGAAAAACAGGCTATTGCCATTTCAGACGTAGAGAAATATGGTAAAGATTCTAACTACAACGAGTTTTACTTAAATCTTAAAAGAGAAAATATTGGAAGTATTATTCTTTTGCCAATTCAAGCATCAAAAGAGACTAAAGAAATAGCTATTTTGGAAATTGCTTCACCGAGACCCTATGAACTCAACTCTTTAAATCAAAACAAACTAAAAGATTTAATTCCGGTTTTTAAATCTGCAATTAAACGTGCTTCAGAAGAACACATGAATACACTTGAAGCGACTATTCAAGAGCATTATACGTCAATACACCCTACGGTTAAATGGCGTTTTTATGAAGCTGCAGAAAAATATCAAAAGGATATATTAGATAAAAAGGAAAATATTAAAATAGAAAACATTGTTTTTAATAATGTATACCCATTGTATGGTCAATCAGACATTAAAGGCTCATCAATCGCCAGAAATGATGCAATTAAAGATGATTTAACCACACAGCTTACTTTAGCTATTTCTGTTTTAAAGGAAGCTCTTAAGGCTGAATTTTTACCTATTTACGATGAATTAATGTTTAGAGTTTCTGAATACTTAACAGACGTAAAAGAAGGATTGAAAGCAGGTGATGAAATTGGTATTTTAGATTTCTTAAAACGTGAAATTTATCCTGTTTTCAACCATATTAAAGAGATTAATTCAGAATTAAATGCTTTAGTACAAACTTATATGAATCGTATAGACGATCATTTACATGTAGTGTACGAAAAAAGAAAAAATTACGAGCATAGTGTAACTCTTCTAAATGATAAACTAGCCAAGTTTATTGATAAAAAACAAGAAGACGCACAAAAAATGTTCCCACACTATTTTGAACGTTATAAAACGGACGGTGTTGAATATAATATGTATATCGGACAATCATTAACTAGTGAACAAAAGTTCGATGATTTATATTTATACAACTTACGTTTATGGCAATTACAACTAATGTGCGAAATGGAAAACGTAGCTTTTAAAGCTACCAATGAAATGGAACATAAATTAAGAGTTGCTTCACTAATTCTAGTACACAGCAATCCTTTAGCTATTAAGTTTAGAATGGACGAAAAGCAATTTGATGTTGATGGAGCCTATAATATTCGTTATGAAATTATCAAGAAACGAATAGACAAAGCTCACATTAAAGGAACCGATGAACGATTAACCATTCCTGGTAAAATTGCCATTGTATATTCTCAAGATAAAGACGCAAGAGAATACATAAAATACATCAACTATTTACAATCTAAAAACCTACTAGGAGAAGTAGAAACGCTTGATATTGAAGACTTACAAGGAGTGTCTGGTTTAAAAGCTCTAAGAGTAGAAGTTATTTATCATAAAGATTTTGACGATAAAAAAACGATTACCATTGATGAGTTAATGGAAGAGTTTAAATCATAA
- a CDS encoding glutaredoxin family protein: MKIKLYGADRCHKTQYYMQFLKDRNLKFDFLDVEKNELFAQELRNLYENKRLNFPTITIGKKKLRNPTDKELIKWLEKLKQP, translated from the coding sequence ATGAAAATTAAGCTTTACGGTGCAGATCGCTGTCATAAAACACAATACTATATGCAATTTTTAAAAGATCGTAATTTAAAATTTGATTTTTTAGATGTTGAAAAAAATGAGCTATTTGCACAAGAGCTTCGTAATTTATATGAAAATAAAAGGCTCAATTTCCCGACCATAACAATTGGTAAGAAAAAGCTAAGAAATCCGACAGATAAAGAACTAATCAAATGGTTAGAAAAACTTAAACAACCTTAA